One part of the Caproiciproducens sp. CPB-2 genome encodes these proteins:
- the purD gene encoding phosphoribosylamine--glycine ligase — MKILVIGGGGREHTIVRKIKESPKVEKVYCAPGNGGISRDAECVDIPVTDIDGVVRFAKENRIGLVFVAPDDPLAAGMVDALESAGIRAFGPRANAAVIESSKVFSKDLMKKYHIPTAEYEVFDDPHAAIEYIRANNQYPIVIKADGLALGKGVIIAADDHEAHAAVKTIMEDKVFGASGNRVVVEEFITGPEVSVLAFTDGKCLKPMVSSKDHKRALDGDKGLNTGGMGTISPNPYYSEEMAELCMKTIFLPTVEAMNREGRTFKGCLYFGLMLTKDGPKVIEYNSRFGDPETQVVLPRLKTDFVEILEAVVDDRLDSQPIEWSQEACACVVMASGGYPGSYAKGLEISGLDDYGQVEGATVYHAGTLYRDRRFYTNGGRVLGVTALGGTLDEALEKAYACVGKIRFEGAHYRRDIGK; from the coding sequence ATGAAGATACTGGTCATCGGCGGGGGAGGCCGCGAGCATACCATTGTGCGCAAAATCAAGGAAAGCCCAAAGGTGGAGAAGGTTTATTGCGCTCCCGGCAACGGCGGAATTTCACGGGACGCCGAGTGTGTGGATATCCCGGTAACGGATATCGACGGAGTGGTCCGGTTTGCAAAGGAGAACCGGATCGGTCTGGTCTTTGTCGCTCCCGACGATCCGCTTGCCGCCGGGATGGTGGACGCGCTGGAATCGGCGGGAATCCGTGCGTTCGGCCCTCGCGCCAACGCGGCTGTGATTGAAAGCAGCAAGGTGTTCTCCAAGGATTTAATGAAAAAATACCATATTCCCACCGCGGAATATGAGGTCTTTGACGACCCGCATGCCGCGATAGAATATATCCGGGCAAATAACCAATATCCCATCGTTATCAAAGCGGACGGCCTTGCGCTGGGAAAGGGCGTGATCATAGCCGCCGATGACCACGAGGCGCACGCCGCGGTAAAAACCATCATGGAGGATAAGGTGTTCGGCGCCTCCGGCAACCGGGTGGTGGTGGAGGAATTTATCACCGGGCCGGAAGTTTCGGTTCTGGCGTTCACGGACGGAAAATGCCTGAAACCGATGGTTTCCTCCAAAGACCACAAGCGCGCGCTGGACGGGGACAAGGGCCTGAATACCGGCGGAATGGGCACGATCAGCCCGAACCCGTATTACTCCGAAGAAATGGCGGAGCTGTGCATGAAAACCATCTTCCTGCCGACCGTAGAGGCGATGAACCGGGAAGGCAGGACGTTCAAGGGATGCCTGTATTTCGGTCTGATGCTGACGAAGGACGGGCCGAAGGTGATCGAATACAATTCCCGTTTCGGCGATCCGGAAACACAGGTGGTCCTGCCACGGCTGAAAACCGATTTCGTAGAGATTCTGGAGGCTGTCGTCGACGATCGGCTGGACTCCCAGCCGATCGAATGGAGCCAGGAAGCCTGTGCCTGTGTCGTGATGGCTTCCGGCGGATATCCCGGAAGCTATGCCAAAGGGCTCGAAATTTCCGGCCTTGACGATTACGGCCAGGTGGAGGGCGCCACCGTCTACCACGCGGGAACGCTGTACCGGGACCGTCGGTTCTACACCAACGGCGGCCGCGTGCTGGGGGTCACCGCGCTGGGCGGCACTTTGGACGAGGCACTTGAAAAGGCTTATGCCTGCGTCGGCAAAATCCGGTTTGAGGGCGCTCATTACCGGCGGGATATCGGAAAATAG
- a CDS encoding phosphoribosylaminoimidazolecarboxamide formyltransferase, producing MSNELPLKYGCNPNQKPSRIFMQDGGELPIEVLNGKPGYINFLDAFNSWQLVKELKAAVGLPAAASFKHVSPAGAAVACELSDTLKKIYFVDDLALSPLASAYAMARGADRMSSYGDWIALSDICDRETATLIAREVSDGIIAPGYTEEALAILKSKRKGGYNIVSIQPDYRPAPVEHKDVFGITFEQGRNEILIDNDMLSNVITENREIPESAKRDLLISLITLKYTQSNSVCYAKGGQVIGVGAGQQSRIHCTRLAGNKADTWYLRQHPKVLGLKFKEGIRRPDRDNTIDVYLSDDYMDVLADGIWENFFAQKPEALTREEKRAWLDTLTDVALGSDAFFPFGDNIERAHKSGVKYIAQPGGSIRDDNVIDTCNKYGIAMAFTGIRLFHH from the coding sequence ATGTCAAATGAACTACCTTTAAAATACGGCTGCAATCCGAATCAGAAGCCGTCGCGCATTTTCATGCAGGATGGCGGCGAACTGCCGATCGAGGTGCTGAACGGAAAGCCGGGCTATATCAATTTTCTGGACGCCTTCAACAGCTGGCAGCTGGTCAAAGAGCTGAAGGCCGCCGTGGGGCTTCCCGCCGCCGCCTCTTTTAAGCATGTCAGCCCCGCGGGCGCCGCGGTCGCGTGCGAGCTTTCCGACACGCTGAAAAAGATTTATTTTGTTGACGATCTTGCGCTTTCTCCGCTGGCCAGCGCATATGCCATGGCCAGGGGGGCGGACAGAATGTCTTCCTACGGCGACTGGATCGCCCTGTCCGACATCTGCGACAGGGAAACGGCGACCTTGATCGCGCGCGAGGTTTCGGACGGGATCATTGCTCCGGGCTATACGGAAGAAGCGCTTGCCATTTTGAAATCCAAGCGCAAGGGCGGCTACAACATTGTCTCGATTCAGCCGGACTACAGGCCCGCTCCTGTCGAGCATAAGGACGTTTTCGGCATTACGTTTGAGCAGGGCAGAAATGAAATCCTGATCGACAATGACATGCTTTCCAATGTCATAACGGAAAATCGGGAAATTCCCGAAAGTGCGAAGCGCGATCTGCTGATTTCCCTGATCACCCTGAAATACACGCAGTCCAACTCCGTCTGCTACGCCAAAGGCGGGCAGGTGATCGGTGTAGGCGCGGGGCAGCAGTCCCGCATTCACTGCACCCGGCTGGCGGGAAATAAGGCGGACACCTGGTATTTACGCCAGCACCCAAAGGTGCTTGGGTTAAAATTTAAGGAAGGAATCCGCCGCCCCGACCGCGACAATACCATTGATGTGTATCTTTCCGACGATTACATGGACGTTCTGGCGGACGGAATTTGGGAGAACTTCTTTGCACAGAAGCCAGAAGCGCTTACCCGTGAGGAAAAACGTGCCTGGCTGGATACGTTGACGGATGTCGCGCTGGGTTCGGACGCCTTTTTCCCGTTCGGGGACAATATTGAGCGCGCTCACAAAAGCGGCGTAAAATATATCGCGCAGCCGGGCGGTTCCATCCGCGACGACAATGTCATTGATACCTGCAACAAATATGGAATCGCCATGGCCTTTACCGGCATCAGGCTGTTCCACCATTAA
- a CDS encoding IMP cyclohydrolase — MEIQNIESNLASNRYPGRGIILGRSEDGQNAVIAYFIMGRSENSRNRVFVEDGEGIRTQAFDPEKLSDPSLIIYSPVRVFGGTTIVTNGDQTDTVYEFLEAGKTFESALRTRTFEPDGPNFTPRVSGIVEADGSYRLSILKSANGNPVSAQRFFYEYSSPVSGEGHFIHTYRGDGNPLPSFEGEPTPVEISGEIDRFTQKLWKSLFEENKVSLFTRFVNLKTGLTETRIINKNHD; from the coding sequence ATGGAAATACAGAATATCGAAAGCAATCTGGCATCCAACAGGTACCCGGGGCGCGGAATCATTCTCGGCAGGAGCGAGGACGGTCAAAACGCCGTGATCGCCTATTTTATCATGGGGCGCAGTGAAAACAGCCGCAACCGCGTTTTTGTGGAGGACGGCGAAGGAATCCGCACACAGGCGTTCGACCCGGAAAAGCTGAGCGACCCTTCGCTGATTATCTATTCGCCGGTCAGGGTTTTCGGCGGGACCACCATTGTGACAAACGGGGACCAGACCGATACGGTCTATGAATTTTTAGAGGCGGGAAAAACCTTTGAGTCCGCTCTGCGCACGCGTACCTTTGAACCGGACGGGCCGAATTTTACGCCCCGTGTTTCCGGTATCGTGGAAGCGGACGGAAGCTACCGGCTGTCCATTCTGAAAAGCGCAAACGGAAATCCGGTCTCTGCACAGCGCTTTTTCTATGAATATTCCTCGCCGGTCAGCGGGGAAGGGCATTTTATCCATACTTACCGGGGGGACGGCAATCCGCTTCCTTCCTTTGAGGGCGAGCCGACGCCGGTCGAAATTTCCGGTGAGATTGACCGCTTTACGCAGAAGCTCTGGAAAAGCCTGTTTGAGGAGAACAAAGTCTCCCTGTTTACCCGTTTCGTCAACTTGAAAACCGGGCTGACGGAAACCAGAATCATCAATAAAAATCACGATTAA
- a CDS encoding IreB family regulatory phosphoprotein — protein sequence MLDKTMTFSLGTDREEDIKKTLTLVYDALKEKGYNPISQIVGYILSEDPTYITTHNNARSLIRRIDRDELLQVLLKSYLGE from the coding sequence ATGCTTGATAAAACGATGACCTTTTCGCTCGGCACCGACCGTGAAGAGGATATTAAAAAAACACTCACCCTGGTGTATGATGCTTTGAAAGAAAAGGGATACAATCCCATCAGCCAGATTGTCGGCTACATTCTTTCCGAGGATCCGACTTATATCACGACACACAATAACGCCCGCAGCCTGATTCGCAGAATCGACCGCGATGAATTGCTGCAGGTATTGTTGAAATCCTATTTGGGTGAGTAA
- a CDS encoding NfeD family protein, which produces METYLPYFWLAVIIVAAVVEGSTAQLVSIWFVAGGVGALIANLCGAELWTQTVVFVVVTAVTLVSTRPLVKKLMNFKKEETNADRYIGKDGIVIAEINNTLGEGQVNVLGSVWTARSEDGSVIKIGEHVLIKAIEGVKLIVTVHNGMKEEE; this is translated from the coding sequence ATGGAGACATATTTGCCTTACTTTTGGCTCGCGGTGATTATTGTCGCGGCAGTCGTCGAAGGCTCTACCGCTCAGCTGGTTTCCATCTGGTTTGTTGCAGGCGGGGTCGGCGCCCTGATTGCAAACCTCTGCGGAGCCGAGCTTTGGACCCAAACGGTGGTGTTTGTGGTGGTAACCGCCGTTACGCTGGTGAGCACCAGACCGTTGGTAAAAAAACTGATGAATTTCAAGAAAGAAGAGACCAATGCGGATCGCTATATTGGAAAGGACGGCATTGTGATTGCCGAAATTAACAATACCCTGGGCGAAGGACAGGTGAATGTTCTGGGCAGCGTCTGGACGGCGCGGAGCGAAGACGGTTCGGTCATAAAAATCGGAGAACATGTACTCATCAAAGCAATCGAAGGGGTTAAACTGATTGTAACGGTACATAATGGAATGAAGGAGGAAGAATAG
- the purE gene encoding 5-(carboxyamino)imidazole ribonucleotide mutase: MMADKKVAIIMGSDSDFPVVSAAVKRLKAFGIPMEVHVMSAHRTPQAAAGFSRSAAENGFGVIIAAAGKAAHLAGVLAAHTTLPVIGIPVKSSTLDGLDALLATVQMPSGIPVATVAIDGADNAAILAAQMLALSDETLAAKLREMKQAMAEGVAKKDEALQAKVQEL, translated from the coding sequence ATGATGGCAGATAAAAAAGTAGCGATCATCATGGGAAGCGACAGTGATTTCCCGGTCGTCTCGGCTGCTGTGAAGCGGCTGAAAGCGTTTGGAATCCCGATGGAAGTTCATGTGATGTCCGCGCACAGAACGCCGCAGGCGGCTGCGGGATTTTCCCGTTCCGCCGCTGAGAACGGATTCGGGGTAATCATTGCGGCGGCGGGGAAAGCGGCGCATCTGGCGGGCGTGCTTGCCGCGCACACCACCCTGCCGGTCATCGGCATTCCGGTCAAGTCCTCCACTCTTGACGGGCTTGACGCCCTCTTGGCGACGGTGCAGATGCCGAGCGGGATTCCGGTTGCCACCGTGGCGATTGACGGCGCGGATAACGCCGCGATTCTTGCGGCGCAGATGCTGGCCCTTTCGGACGAAACGCTGGCCGCAAAGCTGCGGGAAATGAAACAGGCAATGGCGGAGGGTGTTGCGAAGAAAGATGAGGCGCTGCAGGCGAAGGTTCAGGAACTGTGA
- the purN gene encoding phosphoribosylglycinamide formyltransferase, giving the protein MLNIAVLVSGGGTNLQALIDARNRSELSGGKLALVISGRADAFALQRAEKAGIPTEILLRKSFAAQEDYDRSLLEILSRYEIDLVVLAGFMTIISEKVVRHYENRIINVHPALIPSFCGEGFYGLKVHEAALAKGVRVTGATVHFVNEVCDGGPIILQKAVEVLPGDTPEILQRRVMEQAEWKLLPKAVSLFCEGRIEVADGRTVIKED; this is encoded by the coding sequence ATGCTGAACATCGCTGTTCTGGTTTCCGGCGGCGGAACAAATCTGCAGGCGCTGATTGACGCCCGGAACCGGTCCGAGCTCAGCGGCGGAAAGCTTGCGCTTGTCATCTCCGGCAGGGCGGATGCTTTTGCCTTGCAGCGCGCGGAAAAGGCGGGCATTCCTACGGAAATCCTGCTCCGAAAGAGCTTTGCGGCGCAGGAGGACTACGACCGTTCCCTTCTGGAAATCCTGAGCCGGTACGAAATCGATCTGGTCGTCCTTGCGGGCTTTATGACCATTATCAGTGAAAAGGTTGTCCGGCACTATGAAAACAGAATTATCAATGTCCATCCGGCTTTGATTCCTTCCTTCTGCGGAGAAGGCTTCTATGGGCTGAAGGTCCATGAGGCTGCGCTTGCGAAGGGAGTCAGGGTAACGGGGGCGACCGTGCATTTTGTCAACGAGGTCTGCGACGGCGGGCCGATTATTCTGCAAAAGGCGGTGGAGGTTCTGCCGGGCGATACGCCGGAAATCCTCCAGCGCAGGGTGATGGAGCAGGCGGAATGGAAGCTGCTGCCCAAAGCGGTTTCGCTGTTCTGCGAAGGCAGGATTGAAGTGGCTGACGGAAGAACCGTCATTAAGGAGGACTGA
- the pheT gene encoding phenylalanine--tRNA ligase subunit beta, with product MNLSMRWLKEFVTLDDMPIRDFTEAMTMSGSKVEGWETEGSEIENVIIGKVLSLEKHPDSDHLWITKIDTGSGEPIQIVTGAQNLKVGDLVPVAMDNSLLPGSKKIKKGKLRGVESNGMLCSLSELGLTKHDFPYAIEDGIFVIQEDCALGEPVCKAIGFDDTKVEFEITSNRPDCFSVIGLAREAAATFHKPFSIHTPAVKAGHGSCKGMLDVKVEAPDLCSIYSARVVKNVRVKPSPRWMRERLRAMGVRPINNIVDITNYVMLEYGQPMHSFDLRFIDEGKIRVRRAQDGETITTLDGVDHKLTAKNLVIADAHKPIAIAGVMGGEYSGIVDDTTTIVFESACFNGVSVRTTARDQGMRTDASSRYEKGLDPNNCLPALERACELVELLDAGDVLDDRIVDDHSSGERTRIHLDADWINRFLDIQLTEDEMKAILSKLDCEFDGDDILAPTFRPDLQHKADIAEEIARFYGYNKIPGTALGGGAQGKYSARQKFERTINDTMLALGASEIMTYSFISPKYYDKILMPASSPLRKSITISNPLGEDTSIMRTTALPSMLEVLSRNYNNRNADACLFELASEYIPTSEDKLPIEKTNLVVGMYGNHADYFTAKGMAEQILEKLCVYGWEIEASSEEPSYHPGRCAVLSIDGKRLGVIGEIHPKVAENYGISDRVYCFSLDADKMYEYAKSEKTYTPLPKFPAVTRDLALLCDDGTPVLTLEKAIIRGAGNLLEKIKLFDVYKGEQIDSSKKSVAFSITLRSADSTLTDERIAGTMKKVMKELEKAGAILRS from the coding sequence ATGAATCTTTCAATGAGATGGTTAAAAGAATTCGTAACGCTTGACGATATGCCGATCCGCGATTTTACAGAAGCGATGACCATGAGCGGCTCCAAGGTCGAAGGCTGGGAGACCGAAGGCAGTGAAATTGAAAACGTAATCATCGGGAAGGTGCTTTCTCTGGAAAAGCATCCGGACTCCGACCATTTATGGATTACCAAGATCGACACCGGTTCCGGGGAACCGATTCAAATCGTTACCGGTGCGCAGAATTTAAAGGTCGGCGACCTGGTGCCGGTCGCAATGGACAATTCTCTTCTGCCCGGCAGCAAAAAAATCAAAAAGGGCAAGCTTCGCGGCGTGGAAAGCAACGGAATGCTCTGTTCCCTCAGCGAGCTGGGGCTGACAAAGCACGACTTTCCCTACGCGATTGAAGACGGCATTTTCGTGATACAGGAGGACTGCGCGCTTGGCGAACCTGTGTGCAAGGCGATTGGGTTCGACGACACAAAAGTCGAATTTGAAATTACATCCAACAGACCGGACTGCTTTTCCGTGATCGGCCTTGCCCGGGAAGCGGCGGCGACCTTCCACAAGCCCTTCAGCATACACACGCCGGCCGTAAAGGCGGGGCACGGCTCCTGTAAGGGGATGCTCGACGTAAAGGTAGAGGCTCCGGATTTATGCTCCATTTACTCGGCCCGCGTGGTCAAGAACGTCCGCGTGAAGCCCTCCCCGCGCTGGATGCGCGAAAGGCTGCGCGCCATGGGCGTGCGCCCGATCAACAACATCGTCGATATCACAAACTATGTCATGCTTGAATACGGCCAGCCGATGCACTCCTTTGACCTGCGTTTTATTGACGAGGGCAAAATTCGAGTGCGCCGCGCGCAGGACGGGGAAACCATCACCACGCTGGACGGCGTCGACCATAAGCTGACCGCGAAGAATCTGGTGATCGCGGACGCCCATAAGCCGATTGCCATCGCCGGAGTGATGGGCGGCGAATACAGCGGAATCGTCGACGACACCACCACGATTGTGTTTGAGTCGGCATGCTTCAACGGCGTTTCCGTGCGCACGACCGCCAGGGATCAGGGCATGAGAACCGACGCGTCCTCCCGCTATGAAAAGGGCTTGGACCCCAACAACTGCCTTCCCGCGCTGGAGCGCGCCTGTGAACTGGTGGAGCTGCTGGACGCCGGCGACGTGCTTGACGACAGGATTGTTGACGACCACTCCTCCGGCGAACGCACCAGAATCCATCTGGACGCGGACTGGATCAACCGCTTCCTGGATATTCAGCTGACCGAGGATGAGATGAAAGCGATCCTGAGCAAGCTGGATTGCGAATTCGACGGCGACGATATTCTGGCGCCGACCTTCCGCCCCGATTTGCAGCACAAAGCCGACATTGCCGAAGAAATCGCAAGATTTTACGGTTACAATAAGATTCCGGGCACTGCGCTGGGCGGCGGCGCACAGGGGAAATATTCCGCAAGGCAAAAATTCGAGCGCACTATCAACGACACCATGCTCGCGCTGGGCGCCAGCGAGATCATGACGTATTCGTTCATCAGCCCGAAATACTACGATAAAATCTTAATGCCGGCCAGCTCCCCGCTGCGCAAATCCATCACTATTTCCAATCCGCTTGGCGAGGATACCAGCATCATGCGTACCACGGCCCTTCCCTCCATGCTGGAAGTCCTTTCGCGCAACTATAACAACAGGAATGCGGACGCGTGCCTGTTCGAGCTTGCCAGCGAGTATATCCCGACTTCGGAGGACAAACTGCCGATTGAAAAAACCAATCTGGTCGTCGGGATGTACGGCAATCACGCCGATTACTTTACGGCGAAAGGAATGGCTGAGCAGATTTTGGAAAAACTTTGCGTATACGGCTGGGAAATCGAGGCTTCTTCCGAAGAGCCCAGCTATCACCCTGGGCGCTGCGCCGTGCTGAGCATTGACGGAAAACGCCTGGGCGTGATCGGGGAAATCCATCCGAAGGTCGCTGAAAATTACGGCATCAGCGACAGGGTTTACTGCTTTTCGCTGGATGCGGACAAGATGTATGAGTACGCGAAATCCGAAAAAACGTATACTCCCCTTCCGAAATTCCCCGCCGTGACCCGCGACCTCGCTCTTCTCTGCGACGACGGCACTCCCGTGCTGACGCTTGAAAAGGCAATTATCCGCGGCGCTGGAAATCTGCTGGAAAAAATCAAGCTCTTTGACGTTTATAAAGGAGAGCAAATCGATTCCAGCAAGAAGAGCGTTGCGTTCAGCATTACCCTGCGTTCTGCAGACAGCACGCTGACGGATGAGCGCATTGCCGGAACGATGAAAAAAGTCATGAAGGAACTTGAAAAGGCCGGTGCTATTTTACGTTCATAG
- the purM gene encoding phosphoribosylformylglycinamidine cyclo-ligase — protein MKSFSESYKAAGVDVTAGYKAVELMKNHVARTKIPGVVSGIGGFGGLFQPDFSGMKTPVFVSGTDGVGTKLKIAFLMDKHDTIGIDCVAMCVNDVVCCGATPLFFLDYLAVGKNYPEKIAQIVSGVADGCVQSGCALVGGETAEMPGFYPMDEYDLAGFSVGMVDRDRIIDGSKIKIGDAIVGLQSSGVHSNGFSLVRKIFNISEKNINMQINEFGHTLGEELLTPTKIYVKPVLALMEKVGIKAVSHITGGGFFENIPRMLKPGTTAEIELASLPKLPVFSMMQRQGNIPEREMYNTFNMGIGMCMVVSKEHANTAVAELNSMGEHAYVIGSVVSGGEGVILC, from the coding sequence ATGAAAAGTTTCAGCGAAAGTTATAAAGCGGCCGGAGTCGACGTTACCGCCGGATATAAAGCGGTCGAATTGATGAAGAACCATGTGGCCCGCACCAAAATACCGGGCGTGGTTTCGGGAATCGGCGGCTTCGGCGGGTTGTTCCAGCCGGATTTTTCCGGGATGAAGACGCCGGTTTTTGTAAGCGGCACGGACGGCGTGGGCACAAAGCTGAAAATCGCTTTTTTAATGGACAAGCATGACACGATCGGGATCGACTGTGTGGCAATGTGCGTCAACGACGTCGTTTGCTGCGGGGCAACGCCGCTCTTTTTCCTGGATTATCTCGCGGTAGGGAAAAACTATCCGGAAAAGATTGCGCAGATCGTATCGGGCGTCGCGGACGGCTGCGTGCAGTCCGGCTGCGCGCTGGTCGGCGGGGAAACGGCGGAAATGCCCGGCTTTTATCCTATGGATGAATACGACCTGGCGGGTTTCTCCGTCGGGATGGTCGACAGGGACCGCATCATCGACGGGTCCAAAATTAAGATTGGCGACGCAATCGTCGGGCTGCAGTCATCCGGCGTTCATTCCAACGGCTTTTCTCTGGTGCGTAAAATCTTCAATATCAGCGAGAAAAATATCAATATGCAGATCAATGAATTTGGCCATACCCTTGGGGAAGAGCTTCTGACCCCGACTAAAATTTATGTGAAGCCGGTTCTGGCGCTGATGGAAAAGGTCGGCATCAAAGCGGTTTCCCACATTACGGGCGGCGGATTCTTTGAAAATATCCCGCGTATGCTCAAGCCCGGCACGACGGCTGAAATCGAGCTGGCCTCCCTGCCGAAGCTGCCGGTTTTTTCCATGATGCAGAGGCAGGGAAATATCCCGGAGCGCGAAATGTACAACACCTTCAACATGGGGATCGGCATGTGCATGGTTGTTTCCAAAGAGCATGCCAATACCGCGGTCGCCGAACTGAATTCCATGGGCGAGCACGCCTATGTGATCGGAAGCGTGGTTTCCGGCGGGGAAGGTGTCATCCTATGCTGA
- a CDS encoding SPFH domain-containing protein, with translation MGINLAAIFLVALAIIVLIILISNIKVVPQAHVYVVERLGAYNSTWTTGLHFKIPFIDKISKRVSLKEQVIDFPPQPVITKDNVTMQIDTVVYFQVSDAKLYAYGVERPISAIENLSATTLRNIIGDLELDHTLTSRDVINTKIRTILDEATDAWGIKVNRVELKNIIPPREIQESMEKQMKAERERRAQILTAEGEKRSAILIAEGEKESAILRADAEKETKIREAQGEAQAIMLVQQAYADSIKLLNEANPGDSVIALKSLEAFEKAADGKAMKIIIPSNIQSFAGLATSLKELVASDAGAAAE, from the coding sequence ATGGGAATCAATCTGGCAGCTATCTTTCTGGTTGCGCTTGCAATTATTGTTCTTATTATCTTAATCAGCAATATCAAGGTCGTGCCTCAGGCGCACGTGTATGTGGTGGAACGTCTCGGCGCTTATAACAGCACCTGGACGACCGGCCTTCACTTTAAAATCCCGTTTATCGACAAAATCTCAAAAAGGGTTTCTTTAAAGGAACAGGTCATTGATTTCCCGCCGCAGCCCGTTATCACAAAGGATAACGTCACCATGCAGATCGACACCGTCGTGTATTTTCAGGTTTCCGACGCGAAGCTCTATGCCTACGGTGTGGAGCGGCCGATTTCCGCGATCGAAAACCTGTCCGCCACCACGCTGAGAAACATTATCGGCGATCTGGAGCTGGACCATACGTTGACCTCCCGCGACGTCATCAATACGAAAATCCGCACGATCCTTGACGAGGCAACCGATGCGTGGGGCATCAAAGTCAACCGCGTGGAACTGAAAAACATCATTCCGCCGAGGGAGATTCAGGAGTCCATGGAGAAGCAGATGAAGGCTGAGCGTGAGCGCCGTGCCCAGATTCTGACCGCGGAAGGTGAAAAGCGCAGCGCCATCCTGATTGCGGAAGGCGAAAAGGAATCCGCGATTCTGCGCGCGGATGCGGAAAAGGAGACAAAAATCCGTGAGGCGCAGGGCGAAGCGCAGGCGATCATGCTGGTACAGCAGGCCTATGCGGACAGTATCAAGCTTCTGAACGAGGCTAATCCGGGCGACAGCGTCATTGCGCTCAAGAGTCTGGAAGCGTTTGAAAAGGCCGCGGACGGAAAAGCCATGAAGATTATTATTCCGTCCAACATCCAGTCTTTTGCGGGCCTTGCCACATCTCTGAAGGAACTGGTGGCGAGTGATGCCGGCGCCGCTGCAGAATAA